From the Calonectris borealis chromosome 4, bCalBor7.hap1.2, whole genome shotgun sequence genome, one window contains:
- the TMA16 gene encoding LOW QUALITY PROTEIN: translation machinery-associated protein 16 (The sequence of the model RefSeq protein was modified relative to this genomic sequence to represent the inferred CDS: inserted 2 bases in 1 codon): MPKLRKTQGGKQEKKVIHPYSRKAAQLAREAHKQEKKEKLKTDKALRLSIIGEKLQWFQSHLDPNKIEYTKKEAGELIENYMCRFNAELEQIELQNSIKGRQGRQHGSRETVIKQTIERERQLYEGYGIEIPDIMNRKHLKFFREWDGDLRKLPNIKMKKLSASDAACSHPEVADVEAKEELNKAEEVXPNEHQLIQELKQLKEIVRNLF, encoded by the exons ATG cCAAAGTTACGAAAAACCCAAGGagggaagcaagagaaaaaagttaTCCATCCTTACAGCAGAAAAGCCGCACAGCTTGCAAGGGAAGcacacaaacaggaaaaaaaagaaaa GTTGAAGACTGACAAAGCTTTGCGTTTGAGTATCATTG GAGAAAAACTGCAATGGTTTCAAAGTCATCTTGACCCCAATAAAATAGAGTACACAAAGAAGGAAGCTGGCGAACTAATTGAAAA ttatATGTGTCGATTCAATGCTGAATTGGAGCAGATTGAATTACAAAACAGTATTAAAGGTAGACAAGGAAGACAGCATGGTTCACGGGAAACTGTCATCAAGCAGACCATAGAACGTGAAAGACAACTCTATGAAGGCTATGGAATAG AAATCCCAGACATTATGAACAGAAAGCATCTTAAATTTTTCAG agaatGGGATGGTGATCTGAGGAAACTGccaaacatcaaaatgaaaaagctgtcaGCTAgcgatgctgcttgcagtcaccctgaggtggcagatgtggaagctaaagaagaattgaataaagcagaagaggt gcctaatgagcaccagctcattcaagagctgaaacagctgaaggaaattgtaagaaatctattttaa